A stretch of the Equus quagga isolate Etosha38 chromosome 9, UCLA_HA_Equagga_1.0, whole genome shotgun sequence genome encodes the following:
- the LOC124244950 gene encoding olfactory receptor 1I1, which yields MEPENQTVGSEFFLLGLTEKPEHQTLLFGLFLSMYLVTVFGNLLIILAIITDSHLHTPMYFFLSNLSLVDIFFSSTTVPKMLVNLWTQSRAIPFAGCLTQMYAFHLFGTMDSFLLAVMAIDRFIAIVQPLRYSVIMSPRVCVLLVGGPWLITNFQSLVHTCLMAQLTFCGGSEISHIFCDLMPLLKLSCSDTHTNELVIFAFGIIMGISPLSCILFSYTCIFRAVFKIPSAQGKWKAFSTCGSHLTVVSLFYGTIFAVYLQPTSAASSQKNKAAALMCGVVIPMLNPFIYSLRNKDMKVALRKLVSKAAPPRS from the coding sequence ATGGAACCAGAAAACCAAACAGTAGGCTCAGAATTCTTCCTCCTGGGACTCACAGAAAAGCCAGAGCATCAGACTCTCCTCTTTGGGCTGTTCCTGTCCATGTATCTGGTCACCGTCTTTGGAAACCTGCTCATCATCCTGGCCATCATCACAGACTCCCatctccacacacccatgtacttcttcctctccaacttGTCCCTAGTTGACATCTTCTTCTCTTCTACCACCGTCCCCAAGATGCTGGTGAACCTCTGGACCCAGAGTCGAGCCATCCCCTTTGCAGGCTGCCTCACTCAGATGTATGCCTTCCACCTGTTTGGGACCATGGACAGCTTTCTCCTGGCCGTGATGGCCATTGACCGATTCATAGCCATAGTCCAACCTCTGCGCTACTCGGTCATCATGAGCCCTCGTGTCTGTGTGCTGCTTGTGGGAGGGCCGTGGCTGATCACCAACTTCCAGTCGCTTGTGCACACCTGCCTCATGGCTCAACTCACCTTCTGTGGCGGCTCTGAAATCTCTCACATCTTCTGTGACCTCATGCCCCTGCTGAAGCTCTCCTgctcagacacacacaccaaCGAGCTGGTGATCTTTGCTTTTGGCATCATCATGGGCATCAGCCCGCTCTCGTGCATCCTCTTCTCTTACACCTGCATTTTCCGAGCGGTCTTCAAGATCCCTTCTGCTCAGGGCAAGTGGAAAGCATTCTCCACTTGTGGCTCGCACCTCACTGTGGTGTCACTGTTCTATGGCACCATCTTCGCTGTGTACTTGCAGCCCACATCTGCCGCCTCCTCCCAGAAGAACAAGGCAGCCGCCCTGATGTGTGGGGTGGTCAtccccatgctgaacccctttATCTACAGCCTAAGGAACAAGGACATGAAAGTGGCCTTGAGGAAGCTTGTCAGCAAAGCAGCCCCTCCTCGGTCCTAG